A DNA window from Vigna unguiculata cultivar IT97K-499-35 chromosome 10, ASM411807v1, whole genome shotgun sequence contains the following coding sequences:
- the LOC114167594 gene encoding transcription factor LAX PANICLE 1, giving the protein MDHTHPASSDAGSSSKTSKSAKKCKGVRLSTDPQSVAARERRHRISDRFKILQSMVPGGSKMDTVSMLEEAIQYVKYLKTQIWLHQTMINFLDDNGSLSPMYLAEFYFPSDPSEQFIFPQQNPPLDHDMHNFPHLPPPQCSFHGEDPTYFDASFKYWPA; this is encoded by the coding sequence ATGGATCACACTCACCCTGCTTCATCTGACGCAGGATCCTCTTCGAAGACTTCAAAGAGTGCTAAGAAATGCAAAGGAGTGAGGCTCTCCACCGATCCTCAGAGCGTGGCAGCAAGAGAACGAAGGCACAGAATCAGTGACAGGTTCAAGATCTTGCAGAGCATGGTTCCTGGTGGAAGCAAGATGGACACAGTGTCCATGTTGGAGGAAGCCATTCAGTATGTGAAGTACCTCAAAACCCAGATTTGGCTCCACCAAACCATGATCAATTTCTTAGATGACAACGGCTCACTTTCCCCTATGTACCTTGCTGAATTCTACTTTCCTTCTGACCCTTCTGAACAGTTCATTTTCCCTCAGCAAAATCCACCACTTGATCATGACATGCACAATTTTCCTCATCTTCCACCACCACAATGCAGCTTCCATGGTGAAGACCCCACCTACTTCGATGCCTCTTTCAAATATTGGCCTGCTTAA